The following proteins are encoded in a genomic region of Methylibium petroleiphilum PM1:
- the flgK gene encoding flagellar hook-associated protein FlgK: MAGLMSLGTRAMFANYATLQTIGNNIANANTPGYSRQQVELGTAGGQSTGAGFFGQGVSVQTVTRASDAFLTRDAAMSKSQAARDAARLEQLERLEKVFPTGESGLGYAAGDLLNAFVDVANRPQDASARQVVLARAEELASRFRAADSQLDALQSGVTEDVKNSVTVVNTLAKRVADINRQIAAAQGSGHAPNDLLDQRDQLISEIGSYVQVTTIEADDGSLGVFIGGGQRLVLGSNAQQLKVVPDAYDAAKVRLAISEAGGERLLPEDSLVAGKLPGLLAFQNQDLADARAMIGQLASAIAGAVNRQQSLGLDLGQPAGSGAPMFALGAPAALPASTNARDAGGNFLSSVSLTVADPKQLQASDYELRTDASTPGQYFLTRLSDGVTRTVADGDTVDGFTLAIGTPAPGATDRFLLQPVSQAAQGMARVLNNPNGIAASSPVVATVASGNTGTATVGSLTVTSTALDPTQTANISFTDDSGNYNWELRDAGNAVVSSGTGTWTAGSTIALNGFELTLAGVPRSGDAVQVAPTTFPAANNGNALSLLALRDAGIVGEQLLAGGVVSAGESITSAYASAMADIGVRVQSARSSSNISTAVATNAEAARAGVSGVNLDEEAARLIQFQQAYQAAAKVLQVAQSVFDTLLSVAAR; this comes from the coding sequence ATGGCCGGCCTGATGTCCCTCGGAACGCGCGCGATGTTCGCGAACTACGCGACGCTGCAGACGATCGGCAACAACATCGCCAATGCCAACACGCCCGGCTACTCGCGCCAGCAGGTCGAGCTCGGCACGGCCGGCGGTCAGTCGACCGGCGCCGGCTTCTTCGGCCAGGGCGTGAGCGTGCAGACCGTGACGCGGGCGAGCGACGCCTTCCTGACGCGCGACGCCGCGATGTCGAAGTCGCAGGCCGCACGCGACGCGGCGCGGCTCGAACAGCTCGAACGCCTGGAGAAGGTGTTCCCGACCGGCGAGTCCGGCCTCGGCTATGCCGCGGGCGACCTGCTGAATGCCTTCGTCGACGTGGCCAACCGCCCGCAGGATGCCTCGGCGCGCCAGGTGGTGCTGGCGCGCGCCGAGGAACTGGCCTCGCGGTTCCGTGCCGCCGACAGCCAGCTCGACGCGCTGCAGAGCGGCGTGACCGAGGACGTGAAGAACTCGGTCACGGTGGTCAATACGCTGGCCAAGCGCGTGGCCGACATCAACCGCCAGATCGCCGCGGCGCAGGGCAGCGGCCATGCGCCGAACGACCTGCTCGACCAGCGCGACCAGCTGATCAGCGAGATCGGCAGCTACGTGCAGGTCACCACCATCGAGGCCGACGACGGCTCGCTCGGGGTCTTCATCGGCGGCGGCCAGCGGCTGGTGCTCGGCAGCAATGCCCAGCAGCTCAAGGTCGTGCCGGACGCCTACGACGCCGCCAAGGTGCGCCTGGCGATCAGCGAGGCCGGCGGCGAGCGCCTGCTGCCCGAGGACTCGCTGGTGGCGGGCAAGCTGCCCGGCCTGCTGGCCTTCCAGAACCAGGATCTGGCCGACGCACGGGCGATGATCGGGCAGCTGGCCAGTGCGATCGCCGGCGCGGTGAACCGCCAGCAGTCGCTCGGCCTGGACCTGGGGCAGCCGGCGGGCAGCGGTGCACCGATGTTCGCGCTCGGTGCACCCGCGGCGCTGCCGGCGTCGACCAATGCGCGCGATGCCGGCGGCAACTTCCTGTCTTCGGTCTCGCTCACCGTGGCCGATCCGAAGCAGTTGCAGGCCAGCGACTACGAACTCCGCACCGACGCCAGCACGCCGGGGCAGTATTTCCTGACCCGGCTCAGCGACGGCGTGACGCGCACCGTCGCCGACGGCGACACCGTCGACGGCTTCACACTCGCCATCGGCACGCCGGCGCCGGGCGCGACCGACCGCTTCCTGCTGCAGCCGGTGAGCCAGGCCGCGCAGGGCATGGCGCGGGTGCTCAACAACCCCAACGGCATCGCCGCGTCGTCGCCGGTGGTCGCGACGGTGGCCTCCGGCAACACCGGCACCGCCACGGTGGGCTCGCTCACCGTCACCAGCACGGCGCTGGACCCGACCCAGACCGCGAACATCAGCTTCACCGATGACAGCGGCAACTACAACTGGGAGCTGCGCGACGCCGGCAACGCGGTGGTCAGCAGCGGCACCGGCACCTGGACCGCGGGGTCGACCATCGCGCTGAACGGCTTCGAACTGACGCTGGCCGGCGTACCGCGCAGCGGCGACGCTGTGCAGGTCGCGCCTACCACCTTCCCGGCCGCGAACAACGGCAACGCGCTGTCGCTGCTGGCCCTGCGCGACGCCGGCATCGTGGGCGAGCAGCTGCTGGCCGGTGGTGTGGTGTCGGCCGGCGAGAGCATCACCAGCGCCTACGCCAGCGCGATGGCCGACATCGGCGTTCGCGTGCAGAGCGCACGCTCGTCGAGCAACATCTCCACCGCCGTCGCGACCAATGCCGAGGCGGCGCGCGCCGGCGTGTCCGGCGTGAACCTCGACGAGGAAGCCGCCCGCCTGATCCAGTTCCAGCAGGCCTACCAGGCCGCTGCCAAGGTCCTGCAGGTGGCGCAGAGCGTGTTCGACACGCTGCTCAGCGTCGCCGCCCGTTGA
- the flgJ gene encoding flagellar assembly peptidoglycan hydrolase FlgJ, translating into MKSTVGLDANALRSLQANASADPRAAIKETAKQFEALFMQQLMKSMRQATMSSGMLDNSGTQMGTELLDTQFAQKLTGLPGGLSAQIARQLEQQLNGKVAAVTAPTARAGAAEGAQVWNRLPGASRAQDFVARHNSAAEQAEAETGIPAAFILSQAAHESGWGQREIKNADGSSSHNVFGIKAGASWKGAVTEVTTTEYVNGQPQKVKAKFRAYATPEDAFRDYASLIKNSPRYAKVVEQGGTAQGFAVNLQRAGYATDPAYAAKLGRVINTTLRLQRTLTA; encoded by the coding sequence GTGAAGTCGACCGTCGGCCTCGACGCCAACGCGCTGCGCTCGCTGCAGGCGAACGCGAGCGCCGACCCGCGTGCGGCGATCAAGGAGACGGCCAAGCAGTTCGAGGCGCTGTTCATGCAGCAGCTGATGAAGAGCATGCGCCAGGCCACGATGTCCAGCGGCATGCTCGACAACTCGGGCACCCAGATGGGCACCGAGCTGCTCGACACCCAGTTCGCGCAGAAGCTCACCGGCCTGCCCGGCGGGCTGAGCGCCCAGATCGCGCGGCAGCTCGAGCAGCAGCTCAACGGCAAGGTCGCCGCCGTCACCGCGCCCACGGCGCGGGCCGGCGCTGCCGAGGGCGCGCAGGTGTGGAACCGCCTGCCCGGCGCGTCGCGGGCACAGGACTTCGTGGCGCGCCACAACAGCGCTGCCGAGCAGGCCGAGGCCGAGACCGGCATCCCCGCCGCCTTCATCCTGAGCCAGGCCGCGCACGAATCGGGCTGGGGCCAGCGCGAGATCAAGAACGCGGACGGCAGCAGCAGCCACAATGTGTTCGGCATCAAGGCCGGCGCCAGCTGGAAGGGCGCCGTCACCGAGGTCACCACGACCGAGTACGTGAATGGCCAGCCGCAGAAGGTGAAGGCGAAGTTCCGCGCCTACGCGACGCCGGAAGACGCGTTCCGCGACTACGCCAGCCTCATCAAGAACAGCCCGCGCTACGCCAAGGTGGTGGAGCAGGGGGGCACCGCGCAAGGCTTCGCGGTGAACCTGCAGCGCGCCGGCTACGCCACCGATCCGGCCTATGCCGCGAAGCTCGGTCGCGTCATCAACACCACGCTGCGCCTGCAGCGCACCCTGACCGCGTGA
- a CDS encoding flagellar basal body P-ring protein FlgI has product MHRPFFPAEQRADLLLRLLIAFSLFIASAAVWWPVDAQAARLKEVAAVQGVRSNQLIGYGLVVGLDGTGDQTTQTPFTTQSLNAMLQQLGVTVPPGTSVQLRNVAAVMVTASLPPFAQPGQQIDINVSSMGNAKSLRGGTLVVTPLRGADGQIYALAQGNLIIGGAGASAGGSKVQVNTLNAGRVPGGATVERGVPTPLAQGDAIQLDLNAADYSTAREVARVINSKMGANTAQALDGRTVRVLMPADANARVAFLADIENLPIDLAAPAARVVVNARTGSVVVNQSVTLNPCAVAHGNLSVTISSQPVISQPGPLSSGQTVVAERADIAIKQDAGSLIQLPAGTQLTDVVKALNSLGATPQELLAILQAIKAAGALNAELEVI; this is encoded by the coding sequence ATGCACCGCCCCTTCTTCCCTGCTGAACAGCGCGCCGACCTGCTGCTGCGCCTGCTGATCGCGTTCAGCCTGTTCATCGCCAGTGCGGCCGTCTGGTGGCCGGTCGATGCCCAGGCCGCGCGCCTGAAGGAAGTGGCCGCCGTGCAAGGCGTGCGCTCCAACCAGTTGATCGGCTACGGCCTCGTCGTCGGCCTCGACGGCACCGGCGACCAGACCACCCAGACCCCGTTCACGACGCAGAGCCTCAACGCCATGCTGCAGCAGCTGGGCGTCACGGTGCCGCCCGGCACCAGCGTGCAGTTGCGCAACGTCGCCGCGGTGATGGTCACCGCCTCGCTGCCGCCGTTCGCGCAGCCAGGCCAGCAGATCGACATCAACGTCTCGTCGATGGGCAATGCCAAGAGCCTGCGCGGCGGCACGCTCGTCGTCACGCCGCTGCGCGGTGCCGACGGCCAGATCTACGCGCTGGCGCAGGGCAACCTGATCATCGGCGGCGCCGGCGCCTCGGCCGGCGGCTCCAAGGTCCAGGTCAACACGCTCAACGCTGGCCGGGTGCCCGGCGGCGCCACCGTGGAGCGCGGCGTGCCCACGCCGCTGGCCCAGGGCGATGCGATCCAGCTCGACCTCAACGCCGCCGACTACTCGACCGCGCGTGAAGTGGCGCGCGTGATCAACTCCAAGATGGGCGCGAACACCGCCCAGGCGCTGGACGGCCGCACGGTGCGCGTGCTGATGCCGGCCGACGCGAATGCGCGCGTGGCCTTCCTGGCCGACATCGAGAACCTGCCGATCGACCTGGCCGCGCCGGCTGCGCGCGTGGTCGTCAACGCCCGCACCGGCTCGGTGGTGGTGAACCAGTCCGTCACGCTCAACCCCTGCGCGGTGGCGCACGGCAACCTGTCGGTCACGATCAGCTCGCAGCCGGTCATCAGCCAGCCGGGCCCGCTGTCGAGCGGCCAGACGGTGGTGGCCGAGCGCGCCGACATTGCCATCAAGCAGGACGCCGGCTCGCTGATCCAGTTGCCGGCCGGTACGCAGCTCACCGACGTCGTGAAGGCGCTGAACTCGCTCGGTGCGACGCCGCAGGAACTGCTTGCGATCCTGCAGGCCATCAAGGCGGCGGGCGCGCTGAATGCCGAGCTCGAGGTGATCTGA
- a CDS encoding flagellar basal body L-ring protein FlgH: MSFALCRVAALAPLVLLFGCQAMAPKVDIADTSPVLPQAVVAPPVNNGAIFQGASYRPLFEDHRARLVGDTITVQIVEKVAASQQSTSSIDKNGSVNGSISALPFFAPNSFKRASATGSNEQAFEGKGTTASANTFSGTITATVINVLPNGHLVISGEKQIGVNQHVDVLRFSGQVDPRAIQPGNSVASAQIANVRIEQRGRGAQAEAQGIGWLGRFFLNVLPL; this comes from the coding sequence ATGTCCTTCGCCCTCTGCCGTGTCGCTGCGCTGGCGCCGCTCGTCCTGCTGTTCGGCTGCCAGGCGATGGCGCCCAAGGTCGACATCGCCGACACCTCGCCGGTGCTGCCGCAGGCGGTGGTGGCACCGCCGGTCAACAACGGCGCGATCTTCCAGGGTGCCAGCTACCGGCCGCTGTTCGAGGACCACCGCGCGCGCCTGGTCGGCGACACGATCACGGTGCAGATCGTCGAGAAGGTGGCGGCCAGCCAGCAGTCCACCAGCAGCATCGACAAGAACGGCTCGGTCAACGGCAGCATCTCGGCGCTGCCGTTCTTCGCGCCCAACTCCTTCAAGCGCGCCTCGGCCACCGGCAGCAACGAGCAGGCCTTCGAGGGCAAGGGCACGACGGCCAGCGCCAACACCTTCAGCGGCACCATCACGGCCACCGTGATCAACGTGCTGCCGAACGGGCACCTCGTCATCAGCGGCGAGAAGCAGATCGGCGTGAACCAGCATGTCGACGTGCTGCGCTTCTCCGGCCAGGTCGACCCGCGGGCGATCCAGCCCGGCAACTCGGTCGCGTCGGCGCAGATCGCCAACGTGCGCATCGAGCAGCGCGGCCGCGGTGCCCAGGCCGAAGCGCAGGGAATAGGCTGGTTGGGACGCTTCTTTTTGAACGTTCTGCCACTCTAA
- the flgG gene encoding flagellar basal-body rod protein FlgG, producing MMRSLWISKTGMEAQQTQLDHISHNLANSATNGYKRSHAVFEDLMYQTIRQPGANSSEQTQLPTGLQLGLGTRAVATSRQFSQGSLQQSTNPLDLAVKGQGFFQIQLPDGTTGYTRDGAFQVSAQGQLVTNNGYVVQPGITIPANAQNVTIGADGNVSVTLPGQAAAQTVGQIQLASFVNPAGLEPRGENLYTETAASGTPNAGAPDSNGLGAIAQGFVEGSNVNVVEELVAMIQTQRAYELNSKAIQTSDQMLQKLAQL from the coding sequence ATGATGCGTTCCCTTTGGATCTCGAAGACCGGGATGGAAGCCCAGCAAACCCAGCTGGACCACATCTCGCACAACCTCGCCAACAGCGCGACGAACGGCTACAAGCGTTCGCACGCGGTGTTCGAGGACCTGATGTACCAGACCATCCGCCAGCCCGGCGCCAACAGCTCCGAGCAGACGCAGCTGCCCACCGGCCTGCAGCTCGGCCTGGGCACGCGCGCCGTCGCCACCTCGCGCCAGTTCAGCCAGGGCTCGCTGCAGCAGAGCACGAACCCGCTCGACCTCGCGGTCAAGGGCCAGGGCTTCTTCCAGATCCAGCTGCCCGACGGCACCACCGGCTACACCCGCGACGGGGCCTTCCAGGTCAGTGCGCAGGGTCAGCTGGTCACGAACAACGGCTACGTCGTGCAGCCCGGCATCACCATCCCGGCCAATGCACAGAACGTGACCATCGGTGCCGACGGCAACGTGAGCGTCACGCTGCCCGGCCAGGCCGCCGCGCAGACGGTCGGCCAGATCCAGCTCGCGAGCTTCGTGAACCCGGCCGGCCTGGAGCCGCGCGGCGAGAACCTCTACACCGAGACCGCGGCCTCGGGCACGCCGAACGCCGGCGCACCGGACAGCAACGGCCTGGGCGCGATCGCCCAGGGCTTCGTGGAGGGCAGCAACGTCAACGTGGTCGAGGAACTGGTCGCGATGATCCAGACCCAGCGCGCCTACGAACTCAACTCCAAGGCCATCCAGACCTCGGACCAGATGCTGCAGAAGCTGGCCCAGCTGTGA
- the flgF gene encoding flagellar basal-body rod protein FlgF, which yields MDRMIYLSMSGAKATMQRQETLANNLANASTTGFRAELQAFRAVPVRGDGASTRVYSLETTTGYDPTPGPMAATGRALDVAMQGNAWLAVQGLDGTEAYTRMGSLQVDAEGTLKTSGGLTVLGDGGPIALPANSSPQIAADGTVSVKQANGGVTSVGRLKLVTPEAALQRGDDGLFRAADGDLPVDPNARVAEGTLEGSNVNPIENMVAMIAAARQFESQMKMLQTAEGDEKAASQLLSMNG from the coding sequence ATGGACCGGATGATCTACTTGTCGATGTCGGGCGCGAAGGCGACGATGCAGCGGCAGGAGACGCTCGCGAACAACCTCGCGAACGCCTCGACCACCGGCTTCCGCGCCGAGCTGCAGGCCTTTCGCGCCGTGCCCGTGCGCGGCGACGGCGCCAGCACGCGCGTCTACTCGCTCGAGACCACCACCGGCTACGACCCCACCCCGGGGCCGATGGCCGCCACCGGCCGCGCGCTCGACGTGGCGATGCAGGGCAACGCCTGGCTGGCCGTGCAGGGGCTCGACGGCACCGAGGCCTACACCCGCATGGGCTCGCTGCAGGTCGACGCCGAGGGCACGCTGAAGACCTCCGGCGGCCTCACGGTGCTGGGCGATGGCGGCCCGATCGCACTGCCGGCGAACTCGTCGCCGCAGATCGCCGCCGACGGCACCGTCAGCGTCAAGCAGGCCAACGGCGGCGTCACCTCGGTCGGCCGCCTCAAGCTCGTGACGCCCGAGGCCGCGCTCCAGCGCGGCGATGACGGCCTGTTCCGCGCCGCCGACGGCGACCTGCCGGTCGACCCGAACGCGCGCGTGGCCGAAGGCACGCTCGAAGGCAGCAACGTGAACCCGATCGAGAACATGGTGGCCATGATCGCTGCGGCGCGCCAGTTCGAGAGCCAGATGAAGATGCTGCAGACGGCCGAGGGCGACGAGAAGGCCGCCAGCCAGCTGCTGTCGATGAACGGCTGA
- the flgE gene encoding flagellar hook protein FlgE, with protein sequence MSFQQGLSGLNAASKNLEIIGNNVANASTFGAKSSRAEFGDVYANALNGSGTNMVGIGVNLATVAQQFTQGNITTTDNPMDLAINGSGFFQVSDGKNPTMYARNGQFKIDREGFIVNNSGYKLLGYPADGQGVIVPGQAQAIQLPTAGIAPRATDRIAIEMNLDARQAVTTPATGGIDFDDPATYNNATSVTVYDAKGQDVALTYYFQKSGADQWDVYVTANGTPISVDGTGAALPSTTMTFPANGSAPTAPVGAVPINIPATTNAAGGTTLPITGIELDVTSATQYGSGFGVTDMSQTGYAPGQLSGISIEANGVIMARYSNGQSKPGGQLELANFRNPQGLQPLGNNVWATTFTSGDPVVGAAGDGNFGVLQSGALEESNIDLTGELVNMITAQRVYQANAQTVKTQDSMMQTLVNLR encoded by the coding sequence ATGAGCTTCCAGCAAGGTCTGTCCGGTCTGAACGCCGCCAGCAAGAACCTCGAGATCATCGGCAACAACGTCGCCAATGCATCCACCTTCGGGGCCAAGAGCTCGCGCGCAGAGTTCGGCGACGTGTACGCCAACGCGCTGAACGGCTCGGGCACCAACATGGTCGGCATCGGCGTCAATCTGGCCACCGTGGCCCAGCAGTTCACGCAGGGCAACATCACCACCACCGACAACCCGATGGACCTGGCGATCAACGGCTCAGGCTTCTTCCAGGTGAGCGACGGCAAGAACCCGACCATGTACGCACGCAACGGCCAGTTCAAGATCGATCGCGAGGGGTTCATCGTCAACAACTCGGGCTACAAGTTGCTGGGCTACCCGGCCGACGGCCAGGGCGTGATCGTGCCGGGCCAGGCCCAGGCGATCCAGCTGCCGACCGCCGGCATCGCGCCGCGCGCGACCGACCGCATCGCGATCGAGATGAACCTCGACGCGCGCCAGGCCGTCACCACGCCGGCCACCGGCGGCATCGACTTCGACGATCCGGCCACCTACAACAACGCCACCTCGGTGACGGTCTACGACGCCAAGGGCCAGGACGTGGCGCTGACCTACTACTTCCAGAAGTCCGGCGCCGACCAGTGGGACGTGTACGTGACCGCGAACGGCACGCCGATCAGCGTCGACGGCACTGGCGCCGCGCTGCCCAGCACCACGATGACCTTCCCGGCCAACGGCTCGGCGCCGACGGCGCCGGTCGGTGCGGTGCCGATCAACATCCCCGCGACCACCAACGCCGCCGGCGGCACCACGCTGCCGATCACCGGCATCGAACTCGACGTGACGAGCGCGACGCAGTACGGCTCGGGCTTCGGCGTGACCGACATGTCGCAGACCGGCTACGCGCCCGGCCAGCTGTCGGGCATCTCGATCGAGGCCAACGGCGTGATCATGGCGCGCTACAGCAACGGCCAGTCCAAGCCGGGCGGCCAGCTCGAGCTCGCCAACTTCCGCAACCCGCAGGGCCTGCAGCCGCTGGGCAACAACGTCTGGGCCACCACCTTCACCTCCGGCGATCCGGTGGTCGGCGCGGCCGGCGATGGCAACTTCGGCGTGCTGCAGTCCGGCGCGCTGGAGGAAAGCAACATCGACCTGACCGGCGAGCTGGTCAACATGATCACCGCGCAACGCGTCTACCAGGCCAACGCGCAGACCGTGAAGACGCAGGACTCGATGATGCAGACGTTGGTCAACCTGCGCTGA